In Fibrobacter sp. UWR3, one DNA window encodes the following:
- a CDS encoding type II toxin-antitoxin system RelB/DinJ family antitoxin → MSTVVTNIRIDKELKAQATELFNDLGLTLSQAFTVFLKQAVLHHGLPFAVTRPPSKELLEAIKEGEQLAHDPNAKTYATHEELLEELGIKI, encoded by the coding sequence ATGAGTACCGTGGTTACAAATATCCGAATAGATAAAGAGCTCAAGGCTCAAGCTACCGAACTCTTCAACGACCTGGGATTGACCCTTTCCCAGGCGTTCACCGTTTTCCTGAAACAGGCCGTGCTGCATCACGGTCTCCCGTTTGCCGTCACCAGGCCCCCGTCCAAAGAACTCCTCGAAGCGATCAAGGAAGGTGAGCAACTCGCCCACGACCCCAACGCCAAGACGTACGCTACGCACGAAGAGCTTCTTGAAGAACTGGGGATCAAAATATGA
- a CDS encoding type II toxin-antitoxin system YafQ family toxin — protein MSSENGFKYNLRVTNRYKKHIKQIAKRNIENVKKINDVVHILQKGETLEERFKDHPLVGNWIGHRECHVLPDLLLIYKIVENVLILELVDTGTHSDLFGN, from the coding sequence ATGAGTTCCGAAAACGGATTCAAATACAACTTACGAGTCACAAATCGCTACAAGAAACATATTAAACAAATTGCCAAACGAAATATTGAAAACGTCAAAAAAATCAATGACGTCGTCCATATTTTGCAGAAAGGTGAAACTCTCGAAGAGCGGTTTAAGGACCATCCTTTAGTCGGAAACTGGATCGGGCACAGGGAATGCCATGTACTGCCAGACCTTCTGTTAATCTACAAGATCGTAGAAAATGTTTTGATTCTCGAACTTGTCGATACCGGGACGCATTCCGACCTGTTCGGGAATTAA